A genomic region of Candidatus Edwardsbacteria bacterium contains the following coding sequences:
- the lysS gene encoding lysine--tRNA ligase has translation MPEQNENQIPERAERIHKLEELRKMGIELYPYSYQADIKAAEILAAPDQLIESGREVKAAGRILAIRGHGKAAFLHLSDDSGKIQCYIRQDEVGEESYKAFKLYDLGDFIGVSGKIFRTKTGEVSIHAKEVVLLSKSLLPLPEKFHGLQDVELRYRKRYLDLIANPEVKQLFIKRTRFVKAMRDFMDSKGFMEVETPCLELIPGGADAQPFSTHHNALDIDMFLRISLELHLKRLIVGGYDKVYEMGRVFRNEGMSPQHLQEFTMMEFYWAYADYNQLMPLVEEMYTTLLEKTFGSLEIKFEDKVLNFKGPWPRYDYRQLLIDKAGIDLDQHPTTESLIPKLKEMGIKPDPKLGRGRLIDQVYKKFVRPELIQPCFLIDHPLDVSPLAKKHPTRDGYVQRFQVLFAGAEVGNGFSELNDPLDQRARFEEQSRLREKGDAEAQMYDRDFVEALEHGMPPCGGFGVGLDRFFAIVSNSQSVREIVFFPTMKPE, from the coding sequence ATGCCCGAACAAAACGAGAACCAGATCCCGGAGAGGGCCGAGAGAATTCATAAGCTTGAAGAATTAAGGAAGATGGGGATAGAGCTTTATCCCTATTCCTATCAGGCCGACATCAAGGCGGCGGAGATCCTGGCCGCACCGGACCAGCTGATCGAATCGGGACGGGAGGTGAAGGCGGCCGGCCGGATACTGGCCATCCGGGGACACGGCAAGGCGGCCTTTCTGCATCTTTCGGACGACAGCGGCAAGATACAATGCTACATCCGCCAGGACGAAGTGGGCGAGGAGAGCTACAAGGCCTTTAAACTTTACGACCTGGGCGACTTCATCGGGGTCTCGGGAAAGATCTTCCGGACCAAGACCGGAGAGGTAAGCATCCACGCCAAGGAGGTGGTCCTGCTGTCCAAATCCCTGCTGCCCCTGCCCGAGAAATTCCACGGTCTGCAGGACGTGGAGCTGCGCTACCGCAAGAGATACTTAGACCTGATCGCCAACCCGGAGGTCAAACAGCTGTTCATCAAGCGCACCAGATTCGTCAAGGCCATGCGCGATTTCATGGATAGCAAAGGATTCATGGAGGTGGAAACTCCCTGCCTGGAGCTGATCCCCGGCGGGGCCGACGCCCAGCCTTTTAGTACCCATCACAACGCCTTAGACATAGATATGTTCTTAAGAATATCGCTGGAGCTTCATCTCAAGCGGCTGATCGTGGGCGGCTACGACAAGGTCTACGAAATGGGCCGGGTGTTCCGCAACGAGGGGATGAGCCCCCAGCACCTGCAGGAATTTACCATGATGGAGTTCTACTGGGCCTACGCCGATTATAATCAATTGATGCCCCTGGTGGAGGAGATGTACACCACTTTGCTGGAAAAGACTTTTGGCAGTCTGGAGATCAAATTCGAAGACAAGGTTCTCAATTTCAAGGGTCCCTGGCCCCGCTATGACTATCGCCAGTTGCTGATCGATAAAGCCGGGATCGACCTGGACCAGCATCCCACCACCGAATCTCTGATACCCAAGCTCAAGGAGATGGGCATCAAGCCCGATCCCAAACTGGGCCGGGGAAGACTGATCGATCAAGTGTACAAAAAATTCGTCCGGCCGGAGCTGATCCAGCCGTGCTTTTTGATAGATCATCCGCTGGATGTCTCTCCGCTGGCCAAGAAGCACCCGACGCGCGACGGATATGTCCAGCGTTTTCAGGTGCTGTTCGCCGGGGCCGAGGTGGGCAACGGTTTCTCCGAGCTCAACGATCCGCTGGATCAGAGAGCCAGGTTCGAGGAACAATCTCGCCTTAGGGAAAAAGGCGACGCCGAGGCCCAGATGTACGACCGGGATTTCGTCGAAGCCCTGGAACATGGGATGCCGCCCTGCGGCGGGTTCGGTGTGGGGCTGGACCGCTTCTTCGCCATAGTCAGCAATTCACAGTCGGTGCGGGAGATCGTATTCTTCCCCACCATGAAGCCGGAGTAA
- a CDS encoding lipoprotein-releasing ABC transporter permease subunit, translated as MSYEFFIAQRHLKAKRRTGFISVVSFISLAGITVGVAALVIVLSVMNGFQTDLRNRILGTNAHVIILKYHNQAIEDYKKIIPVIDSLPSVISSSPFIYTKSMIAVGGRVDGVVLRGVDPEMERTVTDISRNIISGDYDFRSFPDSLPAIVLGVDLADRLVAHLGDTVTVASPQAARPTPLGLVPRARQFRLVGVFDAGMYEYNSTLAFIGLNEAQDFLDMGDAVTGIEVKITDIYQAQQVGREIVKKLGPAQYRYNDWMNLNWSLFSALKLEKTVMFLILVLIITVAAFNIISSLIMTVIEKTREIGILKSMGATSRSIMRIFIYEGLTLGAVGTFIGLIIGYVLCILLAKYQFIDLPADVYFINKLPVQMNPWDFALVAVAAVLISFLATIYPAWKASRLDPVEAIRYE; from the coding sequence ATGTCCTACGAATTTTTCATAGCCCAGAGGCACCTCAAGGCCAAACGAAGGACCGGGTTCATCTCGGTGGTCAGCTTCATCTCGCTGGCCGGGATCACCGTTGGCGTGGCGGCCCTGGTGATAGTCCTGTCGGTGATGAACGGCTTCCAGACCGACCTGCGGAACAGGATACTGGGGACCAACGCCCATGTGATAATCCTCAAATACCACAACCAGGCCATAGAGGATTATAAAAAGATCATCCCGGTAATAGATTCCCTGCCCTCGGTAATCAGCAGTTCGCCCTTCATCTACACCAAGAGCATGATCGCGGTGGGCGGACGGGTGGACGGGGTGGTGCTACGGGGGGTGGACCCGGAGATGGAGAGGACGGTTACAGACATCTCGCGGAACATAATCTCCGGCGACTATGATTTCCGCTCATTTCCCGACAGCCTGCCGGCCATCGTGCTGGGGGTGGACCTGGCCGACCGGCTGGTGGCCCACCTGGGAGACACGGTAACCGTGGCCTCGCCCCAGGCCGCCCGGCCCACTCCATTGGGGCTGGTACCCCGGGCCCGGCAGTTCCGTTTGGTGGGGGTCTTCGACGCCGGGATGTACGAGTACAATTCCACCTTGGCCTTCATCGGACTCAACGAAGCCCAGGATTTTCTGGACATGGGTGACGCGGTAACCGGCATCGAGGTCAAGATCACCGACATCTACCAGGCCCAGCAGGTGGGACGGGAGATCGTCAAGAAACTGGGCCCGGCCCAGTACCGCTATAACGACTGGATGAACCTTAACTGGAGCCTTTTTTCCGCCCTTAAGCTGGAGAAGACGGTGATGTTCCTGATACTGGTGCTGATCATCACGGTGGCGGCCTTCAATATCATCTCCAGCCTGATCATGACCGTCATCGAGAAGACCAGGGAGATAGGAATCCTCAAATCCATGGGGGCCACCTCCCGCAGCATCATGCGGATATTCATCTACGAAGGGCTGACCCTGGGGGCGGTGGGCACTTTTATCGGCCTGATCATCGGTTATGTACTGTGCATCCTTTTGGCTAAATATCAGTTCATCGATCTGCCGGCCGATGTTTACTTCATCAACAAGCTGCCGGTGCAGATGAATCCCTGGGACTTTGCCTTGGTGGCCGTAGCGGCGGTGTTGATAAGCTTTCTGGCCACCATCTATCCGGCCTGGAAGGCGTCGCGCTTGGATCCGGTTGAGGCCATAAGATACGAGTAA
- a CDS encoding HEAT repeat domain-containing protein, whose product MKNQILSLIFAAVLCLCTKPANAFDRAYTMGDKIDSSPLIVYASVLEVRELVVKNKKAKDQDELVGDYFYRLKVLEVVKGSSMIKEITVIQSPEFRADPRYFAEGQNVIAFLKPNSLSGKFLSRYRLPRRAYYECFANKQGVVAVSDASKDFYLGSIKKYISAKRAKRSKRAAEWASLLVNAPDELKENALLELSARPYYPALNTFVRYLGEENLTSLAYKNLKNFPPDSLEARLDSLMKFWKSDSRLVKVNLLKLVSHIHDDKVFKFLQRSLKDDKFEVRATAAQSLEGWTDKKAVKSLKKALNDADDYVRSAAYEALTKQGFQIEKKDDLTYKILQEPEKTNSHKK is encoded by the coding sequence ATGAAAAATCAGATCCTATCATTAATTTTCGCAGCAGTCCTTTGTCTTTGCACAAAACCGGCAAATGCCTTCGACCGGGCCTACACCATGGGCGACAAGATAGATTCTTCGCCCCTGATCGTTTACGCCAGCGTGCTTGAGGTAAGGGAGCTGGTGGTCAAAAATAAAAAGGCCAAGGACCAGGATGAACTGGTCGGAGACTATTTTTACCGGCTTAAGGTGCTGGAGGTGGTCAAGGGCAGTTCTATGATCAAGGAAATTACCGTGATCCAATCCCCCGAGTTCCGGGCCGATCCCCGCTATTTTGCCGAGGGTCAGAATGTTATAGCTTTTTTAAAGCCCAACAGTCTTTCCGGAAAATTCCTATCCAGATACCGTCTGCCGAGGAGAGCCTATTACGAATGCTTTGCCAATAAGCAGGGGGTGGTGGCGGTGTCGGACGCCAGCAAGGACTTTTACCTGGGAAGCATCAAAAAATACATCTCGGCCAAGCGGGCCAAAAGATCAAAGCGAGCGGCAGAATGGGCCTCTTTGCTGGTGAACGCCCCCGACGAACTGAAGGAGAACGCCCTGCTGGAACTTTCTGCCAGGCCATATTATCCGGCCCTGAATACTTTTGTGCGATATCTGGGCGAAGAGAATCTGACCTCGCTGGCCTATAAGAACCTGAAGAATTTTCCTCCGGACAGCCTGGAGGCCCGGCTGGATTCACTGATGAAGTTTTGGAAAAGCGATTCCCGGCTGGTCAAGGTCAATCTATTAAAGCTGGTCTCTCATATCCATGATGATAAGGTTTTCAAATTTCTCCAGAGATCTTTAAAAGACGATAAATTCGAAGTGAGGGCCACCGCCGCCCAGAGCCTGGAGGGCTGGACCGACAAGAAGGCGGTCAAGTCGCTTAAAAAAGCCCTGAATGACGCCGATGACTACGTTCGCAGTGCGGCTTACGAAGCGCTGACCAAGCAGGGATTCCAGATTGAAAAGAAGGATGATTTAACATACAAGATCCTGCAGGAACCGGAAAAAACAAATAGTCACAAAAAGTGA
- the typA gene encoding translational GTPase TypA, which yields MTDKKLRNIAIIAHVDHGKTTLVDALLRQSGLFRDNQEVPELVMDSNPLERERGITIFSKNASIHYLEYKINIVDTPGHADFGSEVERVLSMVDGVLLLVDAVDGPMPQTRFVLQKSLKLDLKTIVVINKIDRPDARPHWALDQVFDLFVSLDATDEQLDFPVIYASGKSGTATIELEKPGNNIIPIFDVIINKVPSPPGDPDKPLQMLVTSMDYNDYVGRLAIGRILNGRMKSGQLAARIKKDGTTKIEKITRIYGFEGLKRIEVQDVTAGDILALAGFPEINIGETIADSVDPQALPYVDIDQPTISMLFSVNNSPFSGQDGAYVTSRQIRDRLARELKSNVGLKIEDTGSPDSFKVSGRGELHLSILIETIRREGYELQVSRPEVILRDIDGKTCEPFEYLVIDVDDAYVGVVMEKLGQRKAELQNMKADGKGRTRLEFNIPARGLIGFRGQFLTDTRGTGIMHHNFLDYQTYRGEISAQVNGVLIAMETGTATSYALDSIQERGMLFVGPGYKAYKGMIIGERPKENDLVVNVTRAKKLGNQRSSTSEEAIRLTTPKIMTLEEALEFIADDELVEVTPKAIRLRKKILSDIDRRRSRRSKPGVESEE from the coding sequence ATGACCGACAAAAAACTAAGAAATATCGCCATCATTGCCCACGTAGATCACGGCAAGACCACCCTGGTGGACGCCCTGCTCCGGCAGAGCGGACTTTTCAGGGATAACCAGGAGGTGCCCGAACTGGTGATGGATTCCAACCCCCTGGAACGGGAGCGCGGCATCACCATCTTCTCCAAGAACGCCTCCATCCATTACCTGGAATATAAGATCAATATCGTAGATACTCCGGGCCACGCCGATTTCGGCTCCGAGGTGGAGCGGGTGCTGTCGATGGTGGATGGCGTTCTGCTGTTGGTGGATGCGGTGGACGGCCCCATGCCCCAGACCCGGTTCGTACTGCAGAAATCCCTCAAGCTTGATCTTAAGACCATAGTGGTGATAAATAAAATAGACCGCCCGGATGCCCGGCCCCACTGGGCACTGGACCAGGTGTTCGACCTGTTCGTCTCCCTGGATGCCACCGATGAACAGCTGGATTTTCCGGTGATTTACGCCTCAGGGAAATCGGGCACCGCCACCATAGAATTGGAAAAACCGGGAAACAATATCATACCCATTTTTGATGTGATCATAAATAAAGTGCCGTCCCCGCCGGGGGATCCGGATAAGCCCCTGCAGATGCTGGTTACCAGCATGGATTACAACGATTATGTGGGGCGGCTGGCCATCGGCCGGATCCTCAACGGCCGGATGAAATCCGGCCAGCTGGCGGCCCGGATCAAGAAGGACGGGACCACCAAGATCGAAAAAATAACCAGGATCTACGGTTTCGAGGGTTTGAAACGGATAGAGGTGCAGGACGTAACGGCCGGAGATATCCTGGCCCTGGCCGGTTTTCCGGAGATCAACATCGGCGAGACCATCGCCGACTCAGTGGATCCCCAGGCCCTGCCCTATGTGGACATCGACCAGCCCACCATCTCCATGCTGTTCTCGGTGAACAACAGCCCGTTCTCCGGGCAGGACGGGGCCTATGTAACCTCCCGCCAGATCAGGGACCGGCTGGCCCGGGAGCTGAAATCCAACGTGGGCCTGAAGATAGAGGACACCGGATCGCCGGATTCATTCAAGGTCTCCGGGCGGGGCGAGCTGCACCTTTCCATTCTGATAGAGACCATTAGGCGGGAGGGCTACGAATTGCAGGTATCCCGGCCCGAGGTCATCCTCAGGGATATCGACGGCAAGACCTGCGAGCCCTTCGAGTACCTGGTGATAGACGTGGATGATGCCTATGTGGGCGTGGTGATGGAGAAACTGGGCCAGCGCAAGGCCGAGCTACAGAACATGAAGGCCGACGGCAAGGGCCGCACCCGGCTGGAGTTCAACATCCCAGCCCGGGGGCTGATAGGCTTCCGGGGGCAGTTTCTGACCGATACCCGGGGGACCGGCATCATGCATCACAACTTTCTGGATTACCAGACCTACCGGGGCGAGATCAGCGCCCAGGTCAACGGGGTGCTGATAGCCATGGAGACCGGCACCGCCACCTCATATGCGCTGGATTCCATCCAGGAGCGGGGCATGCTGTTCGTGGGCCCGGGTTATAAGGCCTACAAGGGGATGATAATCGGGGAAAGGCCCAAGGAAAACGATCTGGTGGTCAATGTCACCAGGGCCAAAAAACTGGGCAACCAGCGGTCCTCCACCTCGGAGGAGGCCATTCGCCTGACGACGCCCAAGATAATGACCCTGGAGGAAGCCCTGGAGTTCATCGCCGATGATGAATTGGTGGAGGTGACCCCCAAGGCCATCAGGTTAAGAAAGAAAATATTGTCGGATATCGACCGCCGCCGGTCGCGCCGGAGCAAGCCCGGTGTGGAATCAGAGGAATAA